Proteins encoded by one window of Bos indicus x Bos taurus breed Angus x Brahman F1 hybrid chromosome 12, Bos_hybrid_MaternalHap_v2.0, whole genome shotgun sequence:
- the PCDH20 gene encoding protocadherin-20, giving the protein MRGGGDACGSQAGAVSWSRATWRPRPDMGSLSRPSSSASHGNLPHLLLFFLFVGPFNCLASYSRATEILYSLNEGLPAGVLIGSLAEDLRLLPGAGGQDLLSQSPQHSVAERNPPLSFSLASQGLSGQYVTLDNRSGELHTSAQEIDREALCLEGGGGIAWGSSISISSSPSADSCLLLLDVLVLPQEYFRFVKVKIAIRDINDNAPRFPISQISVWVPENAPVNTRLAIEHPAVDPDMGTNGVQTYRLLDYHRMFTLDVEENENGERTPYLIVMGLLDRETQDQYVSVIIAEDGGSPPLIGSATLTIGISDINDNCPLFTDSQINITVYGNATVGTPIAAVQAVDRDLGNNAQITYSYSQKVPQASKDLFHLNENTGVIKLFSKIGGSVLQTHKLTILANGPGCIPAVITALVTIIKVIFRPPEIVPRYIANQIDGIIYLKELEPVNTPIAFFTIRDPEGKYKVNCYLDGEGPFRLLPYKPYSNEYLLETTKPMDYELQQFYEIAIVAWNSEGFQVKKMIKVQLLDDNDNAPVFLQPLVELTIEENNAPNAFLTKLDATDADSGERGQVSYFLGPDAPSYFSLDSVTGILTVSTQLDREEKEKYRYTVRAVDSGKPPQESVATVVITVLDKNDNSPRFINKDFSFFVPENFPGYGEIGVISVTDADTGQNGWVALSVVNQSDIFVIDTGKGLLRAKVSLDREQQSSYTLWVEAVDGGTPPLSSTAKITILLLDINDNPPLVLFPQSNMSYLLVLPSTLPGSLVTEVYAVDKDTGMNAVIAYSIIGRRGPRPESFRIDPKTGNITLEEALLQTDYGLHRLLVKVSDHGYPEPLHSTVMVNLFVNDTVSNESYIENLLRKEPEISIEEKEPQISIEPTHRKAESVSCMPTLVALSVISLSSITFLTGMGIYICLRREKKHHREDENLEVQTPLKGKIDLHMRERKPMDISNI; this is encoded by the exons ATGCGCGGCGGCGGGGATGCGTGCGGCTCACAGGCCGGGGCAGTAAGCTGGAGTCGGGCGACCTGGCGCCCGCGCCCGGATATGGGGAGTCTCAGTCGTCCTAGCAGCAGCGCCAGCCACGGAAACCTGCCG CATCTGCTTCTGTTCTTCCTCTTCGTGGGACCGTTCAACTGTCTGGCGAGTTACAGCCGGGCCACAGAGATTCTGTACAGCCTGAACGAGGGGCTGCCGGCAGGGGTGCTCATCGGCAGCCTGGCGGAGGACCTGCGGCTGCTGCCCGGCGCAGGGGGGCAGGACCTGCTGTCTCAGTCGCCTCAGCACAGCGTCGCCGAGaggaaccctcctctctccttcagcCTGGCCTCCCAGGGGCTGAGTGGCCAGTACGTGACCCTAGACAACCGCTCAGGGGAGCTACACACTTCTGCCCAGGAGATCGACCGGGAGGCCTTGTGTCTTGAAGGAGGCGGAGGGATTGCCTGGGGGAGCAGCATTTCCATCTCCTCTTCGCCTTCTGCTGACTCTTGTCTTTTGCTTCTGGATGTCCTAGTCCTGCCTCAGGAATACTTTAGGTTTGTGAAGGTAAAAATCGCTATCCGGGACATCAATGACAATGCCCCGCGGTTCCCTATTTCCCAAATATCAGTTTGGGTCCCAGAAAATGCACCTGTAAACACCCGGCTGGCCATAGAGCATCCCGCAGTGGACCCAGATATGGGCACTAATGGTGTTCAGACCTACCGGTTGCTGGACTACCATCGTATGTTCACCCTGGACGTGGAGGAGAATGAGAATGGGGAGCGCACCCCCTATCTAATTGTCATGGGACTGTTGGACAGAGAGACCCAGGACCAGTATGTGAGCGTCATCATAGCTGAGGATGGTGGGTCTCCACCACTGATAGGCAGTGCCACCCTCACCATTGGAATAAGTGACATTAATGACAATTGCCCACTCTTCACAGACTCACAAATCAACATCACTGTGTATGGGAATGCTACTGTGGGCACACCAATTGCAGCTGTTCAGGCTGTGGACAGAGACTTGGGAAACAATGCTCAGATCACCTACTCTTACAGTCAGAAAGTTCCACAAGCATCCAAGGATTTATTCCATTTGAATGAAAACACCGGGGTCATTAAACTTTTCAGTAAGATTGGAGGAAGTGTTCTGCAAACACACAAGCTCACCATCCTTGCTAATGGGCCAGGCTGCATCCCTGCTGTGATCACTGCCCTGGTGACTATTATCAAAGTCATTTTCAGGCCACCTGAAATCGTCCCTCGTTATATAGCAAATCAAATAGATGGTATTATTTACCTGAAAGAATTGGAACCTGTTAACACTCCAATTGCATTCTTTACCATAAGAGATCCAGAAGGTAAATACAAGGTGAACTGCTATCTGGATGGTGAAGGACCATTTAGGTTATTGCCCTACAAACCATACAGTAATGAGTATCTTCTAGAAACGACAAAACCTATGGATTATGAGCTACAGCAATTCTATGAAATAGCCATAGTGGCTTGGAACTCTGAGGGATTTCAAGTcaaaaaaatgattaaagtgCAACTTTTAGATGACAATGATAATGCTCCTGTTTTCCTTCAACCCTTGGTAGAACTAACCATTGAAGAAAATAATGCACCCAATGCCTTTTTGACTAAGCTAGATGCTACAGATGCTGACAGTGGAGAGAGGGGCCAAGTTTCATATTTTCTGGGACCTGATGCTCCATCATATTTTTCCTTAGACAGTGTCACAGGAATTCTGACAGTTTCTACTCAGCTGGAtcgagaggagaaagaaaagtataGGTACACAGTCAGAGCTGTTGACTCTGGGAAGCCACCCCAAGAATCAGTAGCTACTGTGGTTATCACAGTGTTGGATAAAAATGACAACAGCCCTAGGTTCATCAACAAGGACTTCAGCTTCTTTGTGCCAGAAAATTTTCCAGGATACGGTGAAATTGGAGTAATTAGTGTCACAGATGCCGATACTGGGCAAAACGGATGGGTCGCTCTCTCCGTGGTGAACCAGAGTGATATTTTTGTCATAGACACTGGAAAGGGCCTGCTGAGAGCTAAAGTCTCTTTGGACAGAGAGCAGCAAAGCTCCTACACTTTGTGGGTTGAAGCCGTTGATGGGGGTACGCCTCCCCTCTCCTCTACTGCAAAAATCACAATTCTCCTTCTAGACATTAACGACAACCCGCCTCTCGTTTTATTTCCTCAGTCTAACATGTCCTACTTGTTGGTGTTGCCTTCTACTCTCCCTGGCTCACTAGTTACAGAGGTCTATGCAGTTGACAAAGACACAGGCATGAATGCTGTCATAGCCTATAGCATCATAGGGAGAAGAGGGCCTAGGCCCGAATCCTTTAGAATTGACCCTAAAACTGGCAACATTACTTTGGAAGAGGCATTGCTGCAGACAGATTATGGGCTCCATCGTTTATTGGTGAAAGTGAGTGATCATGGTTATCCAGAACCTCTCCATTCCACGGTTATGGTGAATCTATTTGTCAATGACACTGTCAGTAATGAAAGCTACATTGAGAATCTTCTAAGAAAGGAACCAGAAATTAGCATAGAGGAGAAAGAACCACAGATTTCAATAGAACCAACTCATAGGAAAGCTGAATCCGTGTCCTGTATGCCCACATTAGTAGCTCTATCTGTAATAAGCTTGAGTTCTATCACATTCTTAACAGGGATGGGCATATATATCTGtttaaggagagagaagaaacacCATAGGGAGGATGAAAATTTGGAAGTACAAActccattaaaaggaaaaattgacttGCATATGAGAGAGAGGAAACCAATGGATATTtctaatatttga